CGTTGTTGAACTGGTCAAGGAATTGGCTGGCGGCAAGGAGCCCAACAAGGGCGTCAACCCGGATGAGGTGGTGGCCGTTGGCGCAGCACTGCAGGCCGGTGTCCTCAAGGGTGAGCGCAAGGACGTTCTGCTCATTGACGTCACCCCGTTGTCCCTCGGAATTGAAACCAAGGGCGGAGTGATGACCAACCTGATCGAACGCAACACGGCCATCCCCACCAAGCGTTCCGAGACCTTCACAACCGCTGATGACAACCAGCCCTCGGTGGCCATTCAGGTCTTCCAGGGGGAGCGTCAGTTCACACGCGATAACAAGCCGCTGGGCACGTTCGAGCTGACCGGTATTGCGCCGGCTCCGCGCGGCGTCCCGCAGGTTGAGGTCACCTTCGACATTGACGCCAACGGTATTGTGCACGTCTCCGCTAAGGACAAGGGCACCGGTGTTGAGCAGTCAATGACCATCACGGGCGGCTCCTCACTGTCCAAGGAAGACATTGAGCGCATGGTTCAGGAAGCTGAAGAGCACGCAGCTGAAGACAAGACCCGCCGCGAGGCAGCCGATCTGCGCAACTCCGCAGAGCAGCTCCACTACTCCGTGGACAAGGTCTTGGCTGATAACGACGACAAGCTCGCTGACGATGTCAAGAACCCGGTGAAGGAAGATGTCACCGCGCTCAAGACAGCCCTGGCCGGCGACGACGACGAAGCAGTGAAGACTGCGTTTGAGAAGTTGCAGGCTTCACAGTCAACCCTGGGCGAGGCAATTTACGCCGCAGCGCAGGCTGAGGGTGCAACGGCCGACGCCGGAGCTTCCGAAGGTGCCACAGGCGCCGCACCGGAAGGTGACGCCGAAGAAGACATCGTTGACGCCGAGATCATCGACGAAGACGCAGACGAGAAGAAGTAAGCATGTCTGAGTCAGTAAACCCTGAAGAGGTTCCGGAAGACGGAATCCCCGAAGACGCTACTAACGAGGGCGATGCGCTCTCCCAGGCGGAAGATATCCTCAACGGTGTTGAGGTTCCGGCTGATGAGTCAGTTGCCCAAGGTGTGCTCACCGATGAGGCTGCCGAGTGGAAGAATGACCTTCTTCGCTTACAAGCCGAATACGTCAACTACCGCAAGCGTGTTGAACGCGACCGAGCAGTGGCAGGACAGATGGCCGTCATTGGCGTACTGAACTCGCTACTGCCCGTGGTGGATGACATTGACGCGGCGCGTGCGCACGGCGACCTCACCGATGGCCCCTTTTCGGCCATCGCGGCAAAGCTGGAAACAGCTTTGGCTACCTACGGTTTGGAAAAGATCAACACAACTGGTGTGGCATTTGATCCGACCATTCACGAGGCACTCATTCAGCAGCCTGGCGCCGATATTGAGGTTGACACTGTTAGTCAGGTGCTACGCAACGGATACAAGTCCGGTGAGCGAATTCTGCGCGCCGCACAGGTCATCGTGGCAGTACCTGAATAGTCCCCGGTTCCTCCCCGGTTGAATCCGCTGGCGCAGATTCGACCGGGGGCCTCGGAACTGTGGGCCCACCAGTGCCTCCCGGGACGCGCAAGCTCGTCCCGGGGCCCTCTGGTGGGCCTAAGCCACCGGTGGGGTTGATCGAGGCACTTGTGTCCCGGTCAGCCCCGCCCTTGGCGAAGCATTACCCCCAACAAACTTTTAGAAAGGAGGCGTCTTGGCAAGTCAGGATTGGGTCGAGAAAGACTTCTATAAAATCCTCGGAGTGTCCAAAGATGCATCGGACACCGACATCAAGAAGGCCTACCGGAAGTTAGCCCGTAAGTATCACCCGGACACAAACTCTGGTGATCCTGCGTCGGAAAAAACTTTCAAGGACGTCTCCGAAGCGTATTCAGTACTCTCAAGTAAAGAAGATCGCGAACAATATGACGCCATCCGTGCCATGGGTGGCGGCGCCCGCTTCAGCGCAGGCGGCACTGGTGGACACGGCGGAGGCGGTGGCTTCGAGGATGTCTTTGGCGACCTCTTTGGTGGCGGCCGCGGAGCGCCCCGGGGGAATCCCGGATTTGGTGGCTCACCTCGTGGGAACCCAGGATACGGCTCAGGCTTACCGCCGGAGTTCGCGGACCTCTTTGGCGGCGGTGGCGGCGGTTTTGGCGGCTTCCAGTCAACACCTACGAAAGGTGCTGACCGCAGCGCCTCAACAACCATCTCCTTTGGCGGGTCAATTACCGGAACCAAGATTGGTCTGCGTGAGCCTAACGGCGACGTGATCGATGTACGGATTCCCGCAGGTATCAAGGATGGTCAGAAGGTCAGGGTCAGAGGCAAGGGCCAGTCAGGTGCTGCCGGCCCGGGTGACCTAATGGTCACTGTTAAGGTCAAGCCGCACGACTTCTTCGTGCGTGATGGCAACAACATTCGTGTCCATGTCCCCGTGGCATTCCATGAAGCCGCGCTAGGGGCAGACATCAGCGTGCCCACGCTGACGGGAGAAACTGTGCGTGTCCGCGTTCCGGCCGGAACCCCTTCCGGACGGACGCTACGCGTCAAGGGGGCAGGCGTTAAAACCAAGAAGGGTGATGGTGACCTTCTCGTCACCATTGACGTGACAGTGCCGCAAAAGCTGAACAAGGAAGCTGAAGCCGCCGTGCGCGCTTTCGCTTCAGCAACAGCTGACGAGGACGTCCGTGCTGCACTCAAGGACAAAGCAAAGCTGTAGCTTGCTACCTGACCACTCTCGCGGACCCATAACGGGGCCCGAGGGACGGCAGGCTCCGTGAGCACCAGAGCCGCCAAAGACACCAGAGCCGCCAAAGAAAGGACGTTGCAATGTTTGTTGATCCCCACTCACCCATTTTTGTGATTTCCGTGGCGGCCGAGCTGGCAGAGATGCACCCACAAACGCTGCGCCAATATGACAGGTTGGGCATCGTCAAGCCCCGCCGTGCCCCGGGCAGGTCGCGCCGCTATTCCCAACACGATGTTGAGATGCTGCGTGAAGTTCAGCGACTGTCGCAAGAAGGGATCTCCCTTGAGGGGATCCGACGGGTCATGGAGCTGCAAAACGAGGTGGATGTCCTGCGCGCAAAAGTCGTGGAGCTCAGCGATGCACTCGAAGACGCCGCAGCGCAGATGGCCTCGCGTCCGCCCCGTGCCAACACCCGAGTATTTGCCGGTGGGCTCACCGGCGGGGATATTGTTGCGCTGGCCCGCGGTCAGCGCCCGCGTCCCCGTAGCCAGGCAGTTGTCATCTGGCGTCCACAGCGCTGAGGGCGTGCCATGCTGGCGGGGGCGTATGAAAGTTCATACGCCCCCGCCAGCATGGCACGCCCTCAGGTGGAAAATTCGTTAGTCCCGGAAGAGCCCGGCCAGGTCGGTTGCCGTCAGTGCCCCGCTGGAGAGCGAATCTCCACTCATTACATCTGAGAACAGCTGGGATTTCTTCGCCTTCAACGCCATGACCTTTTCTTCGATCGTGTCTTTGGCAACCAATCGGTACACCATGACGTTCTTCTTCTGCCCGAT
This genomic window from Arthrobacter sp. TMP15 contains:
- a CDS encoding nucleotide exchange factor GrpE; the protein is MSESVNPEEVPEDGIPEDATNEGDALSQAEDILNGVEVPADESVAQGVLTDEAAEWKNDLLRLQAEYVNYRKRVERDRAVAGQMAVIGVLNSLLPVVDDIDAARAHGDLTDGPFSAIAAKLETALATYGLEKINTTGVAFDPTIHEALIQQPGADIEVDTVSQVLRNGYKSGERILRAAQVIVAVPE
- a CDS encoding DnaJ C-terminal domain-containing protein, with translation MASQDWVEKDFYKILGVSKDASDTDIKKAYRKLARKYHPDTNSGDPASEKTFKDVSEAYSVLSSKEDREQYDAIRAMGGGARFSAGGTGGHGGGGGFEDVFGDLFGGGRGAPRGNPGFGGSPRGNPGYGSGLPPEFADLFGGGGGGFGGFQSTPTKGADRSASTTISFGGSITGTKIGLREPNGDVIDVRIPAGIKDGQKVRVRGKGQSGAAGPGDLMVTVKVKPHDFFVRDGNNIRVHVPVAFHEAALGADISVPTLTGETVRVRVPAGTPSGRTLRVKGAGVKTKKGDGDLLVTIDVTVPQKLNKEAEAAVRAFASATADEDVRAALKDKAKL
- a CDS encoding helix-turn-helix transcriptional regulator; its protein translation is MFVDPHSPIFVISVAAELAEMHPQTLRQYDRLGIVKPRRAPGRSRRYSQHDVEMLREVQRLSQEGISLEGIRRVMELQNEVDVLRAKVVELSDALEDAAAQMASRPPRANTRVFAGGLTGGDIVALARGQRPRPRSQAVVIWRPQR